A single Cryomorphaceae bacterium DNA region contains:
- a CDS encoding PorV/PorQ family protein, which yields MKRLSFVALCAFLLSVPAEAQVRKYSNEFLSIGVDARALGMSNAVVASVQDVTAGYWNPAGLVHLRERWEIGLMHAEYFAGIANYDYLAGATPIDDQSTFGASLIRFGVDDILDTSELIDQDGNIDYDRINLFSAADYALLLSYARNTNIEGLSVGGNVKLIYRGIGDFADAFGFGFDLGTQYHTNAWSFAATLRDATTTFNAWRFNTDKLEEVFIATGNEIPTDALELTAPRLTLAAGRAFVLGDNFSLYSEIDLVTTFDGRRPTLISSDFASIDPSLGLEFGYRDFLFLRMGVGNVQEAIDFDDSSYWTFQPNLGIGFRYQNISLDYALTDIGDQSVAVYSNVFSLKLNFARKQS from the coding sequence ATGAAGCGCCTCTCTTTTGTCGCCTTATGTGCATTCTTGCTTTCTGTTCCAGCAGAAGCCCAGGTACGTAAGTACAGCAACGAGTTTTTATCCATCGGGGTGGATGCTCGCGCATTGGGTATGAGCAATGCCGTGGTGGCCAGCGTACAGGACGTAACAGCGGGTTATTGGAATCCAGCCGGTCTGGTCCATTTGCGCGAGCGCTGGGAAATCGGCTTGATGCACGCGGAATACTTCGCCGGCATTGCCAATTACGACTATTTGGCGGGGGCTACTCCCATAGATGATCAAAGCACCTTTGGGGCCTCCCTGATTCGTTTTGGTGTGGACGACATCTTGGACACCAGTGAGCTCATCGACCAGGATGGAAACATCGATTACGACCGCATCAACCTCTTTAGCGCAGCGGATTACGCCTTGCTCTTGAGCTACGCACGCAATACCAATATTGAGGGCCTAAGTGTAGGTGGGAACGTCAAACTCATTTACCGAGGCATCGGAGATTTTGCAGATGCCTTTGGGTTTGGATTCGATCTGGGAACGCAGTACCACACCAACGCCTGGAGCTTCGCGGCGACTTTGCGCGATGCCACCACCACCTTCAATGCATGGAGATTCAATACAGATAAACTTGAAGAGGTCTTCATCGCAACAGGCAACGAGATCCCTACAGATGCATTGGAGTTGACCGCGCCCAGATTGACCCTGGCGGCGGGACGCGCCTTTGTGCTCGGAGACAACTTCAGTCTGTATAGTGAAATTGACCTGGTGACCACCTTCGATGGTCGTCGTCCCACTTTGATTTCCAGCGATTTTGCCAGTATTGACCCTTCCTTAGGGCTCGAGTTCGGATACCGTGACTTTCTCTTCTTGCGCATGGGCGTCGGAAATGTTCAAGAGGCCATTGACTTTGACGATAGCTCCTATTGGACCTTTCAACCCAACTTGGGCATTGGCTTCCGCTACCAGAACATTTCTCTGGATTACGCCCTCACCGATATTGGAGACCAAAGTGTAGCCGTGTATTCCAACGTTTTCTCCCTAAAGCTTAACTTCGCTCGTAAGCAATCGTAA
- the lnt gene encoding apolipoprotein N-acyltransferase, with the protein MLRRLLLALASALLLILAWPPRMLAPLTLVAFIPLLWVVREIDYDTEFKGKKGWAVFGYSFIAFLIWNVACSWWIYYAAAIGAVSSSLFNATAMALMMVLYYKGRKNLGPQRALISLPAYWVAFEHFILRWDLSWPWMNLGNAFAGAPDAVQWYEYTGTLGGTLWIWVVNITLYAWLAKFQRQHQTVRQWLRLALRLVLFILVPLALSLQIGAQYVALGDTADVVVIQPNVDPYTEKFNTDDIEQTRRILAIADSVMDDQVDVVLAPETALPGGLNEDRLDREPTIRLIQSWLRQYPNTQFVIGASTYKVYDRPQDASPTARYNERAQYYWDSFNTAISITSDTIQTYHKSKLVVGVEQMPFRSTLQPLLGEAILDLGGTTGTLGMQETRDVFPHGTKDLKVAPVICWESVFGEFVTDYANNGADFLGIITNDGWWRDTDGYKQHFAYAKLRAIENRRSVARAANTGISGFIDFKGNTLQRLGWDERGALRQEVFLSNAPTLYQRYGDAIGRLAYALAIAFLLYVFVRGRVKA; encoded by the coding sequence ATGCTTCGGCGACTCCTACTAGCCCTCGCTTCTGCCTTACTCCTCATCCTCGCTTGGCCGCCACGGATGCTAGCCCCCTTGACCTTAGTCGCCTTCATTCCACTGCTTTGGGTGGTACGCGAAATAGACTACGATACTGAATTCAAGGGCAAAAAGGGCTGGGCCGTTTTTGGGTACAGTTTTATCGCTTTTCTCATTTGGAACGTCGCTTGCAGTTGGTGGATCTATTACGCCGCGGCGATTGGAGCCGTTTCCTCCAGCCTGTTCAACGCAACAGCCATGGCCTTGATGATGGTCCTGTACTATAAAGGTCGTAAGAACTTGGGCCCCCAGAGAGCCTTAATTTCGCTTCCGGCCTATTGGGTTGCCTTCGAACACTTCATTTTACGCTGGGATTTGTCCTGGCCCTGGATGAACCTCGGAAACGCCTTTGCCGGTGCTCCAGACGCGGTTCAGTGGTACGAGTATACCGGAACATTGGGAGGAACCCTTTGGATCTGGGTGGTCAACATCACCCTGTACGCTTGGTTGGCCAAGTTTCAACGTCAGCACCAAACGGTGCGACAGTGGTTGCGCTTGGCCTTGCGGCTTGTCCTCTTCATTCTAGTGCCCTTAGCACTAAGCTTGCAGATAGGAGCCCAATATGTGGCCCTCGGGGACACTGCAGATGTGGTCGTGATTCAACCGAATGTGGACCCGTACACGGAGAAGTTCAATACGGATGACATCGAGCAAACCCGCAGAATTCTGGCCATTGCCGATTCCGTGATGGACGATCAGGTGGACGTTGTTTTGGCTCCCGAAACAGCCCTTCCGGGCGGGTTGAATGAAGATCGCCTAGATCGCGAGCCCACGATTAGATTGATTCAGAGTTGGCTCCGTCAGTATCCAAATACACAGTTTGTGATTGGTGCGAGTACCTATAAAGTATACGATCGCCCCCAAGATGCATCGCCTACGGCGCGATACAACGAGCGAGCGCAATACTACTGGGACAGCTTCAATACCGCCATTTCCATCACTTCAGATACCATCCAAACCTATCACAAGTCCAAGCTGGTGGTCGGGGTGGAGCAAATGCCCTTTAGAAGTACTTTGCAACCTCTACTCGGTGAAGCCATTCTGGATCTCGGTGGAACCACGGGCACCTTGGGCATGCAGGAAACCCGAGACGTCTTCCCACACGGCACTAAGGACCTGAAAGTGGCCCCGGTCATCTGTTGGGAGAGTGTTTTTGGGGAGTTTGTGACCGATTATGCCAATAATGGAGCGGACTTTTTGGGGATTATCACCAACGATGGGTGGTGGAGGGATACCGACGGGTACAAGCAGCACTTTGCTTATGCGAAGCTTCGGGCCATTGAAAACCGAAGAAGCGTCGCTCGGGCGGCCAACACGGGAATTTCGGGCTTTATCGACTTTAAAGGAAATACACTTCAGCGACTGGGTTGGGATGAGCGCGGAGCTCTGCGCCAGGAGGTATTCTTGTCCAATGCTCCGACCCTCTACCAGCGCTATGGTGACGCTATTGGGCGATTGGCGTATGCTCTGGCCATAGCCTTCTTGTTGTACGTTTTTGTGCGAGGTCGAGTGAAGGCTTGA
- the lpdA gene encoding dihydrolipoyl dehydrogenase yields the protein MSTYDVTVIGSGPGGYVAAIRCAQLGMKTAIIEKYDSLGGTCSNVGCIPSKALLDSSEHYHNAAEKFETHGIELADLKVNMPQMIERKRGVVKGNADGIAFLMNKNNIDVHTGLGSFVDANTLKVTAADGTETEVKTGKVIIATGSKPNSLPGIEIDKDRIISSTEALELQAVPKKMVVIGAGVIGLELGSVYQRLGTEVTFLEYADRAVPMMDSAMSKDLTRAMKKLGVKFNFSHKVKSAENTGKGVKVVADNKKGEEVTFEADYCLVAVGRKPYTAGLNGEAIGLEMDDRGRVVINDQFATNVDGVYAIGDVVRGIMLAHKAEEEGVALAELLAGQKPHIDYNLIPNVVYTWPEVASVGKTEEELKEAGVKYKTGSFMFKASGRARASMDTDGQVKMLADAATDEILGVHICGPRAADMIAEAVVAMEYRASAEDIARMSHAHPTYTEAIREAALEATENRALHK from the coding sequence ATGAGTACCTACGACGTAACCGTCATTGGATCAGGACCGGGAGGATATGTAGCGGCGATTCGCTGCGCTCAGCTCGGCATGAAAACAGCAATCATCGAGAAATACGACAGCTTGGGCGGAACTTGCTCCAACGTGGGTTGTATTCCTTCGAAGGCATTGCTCGATAGCTCAGAACACTACCACAACGCCGCGGAAAAATTCGAAACGCACGGGATCGAATTGGCCGATTTGAAGGTGAATATGCCGCAAATGATCGAGCGGAAGCGCGGAGTGGTTAAAGGGAATGCCGACGGTATTGCCTTCCTCATGAACAAGAACAACATCGATGTCCACACTGGATTGGGTTCCTTCGTGGATGCGAATACACTTAAAGTCACTGCTGCCGATGGGACGGAGACGGAAGTGAAAACTGGAAAGGTCATCATTGCGACCGGATCCAAGCCGAACAGCTTGCCGGGAATCGAAATCGACAAGGATCGCATCATCAGTTCTACGGAAGCCCTGGAATTGCAGGCTGTACCGAAGAAAATGGTAGTCATCGGTGCTGGTGTTATTGGACTCGAGCTCGGATCGGTTTACCAGCGTTTGGGAACGGAAGTGACCTTCTTGGAATACGCGGATCGTGCCGTGCCCATGATGGACAGTGCGATGAGCAAGGATTTGACCCGCGCGATGAAGAAGTTGGGCGTGAAATTTAATTTCTCCCACAAGGTGAAATCGGCGGAGAACACCGGAAAAGGTGTCAAGGTAGTCGCCGATAACAAGAAAGGTGAAGAGGTCACTTTTGAGGCGGATTACTGCTTAGTAGCTGTGGGTCGGAAGCCGTACACGGCTGGATTGAACGGCGAGGCCATCGGATTGGAGATGGACGACCGCGGACGCGTGGTGATCAACGACCAATTCGCGACCAATGTAGACGGCGTTTACGCCATCGGTGACGTGGTTCGAGGAATTATGTTGGCGCACAAAGCCGAAGAAGAAGGTGTGGCCTTGGCTGAGCTTTTGGCCGGTCAGAAGCCGCACATCGATTACAACTTGATTCCTAATGTGGTTTACACTTGGCCAGAAGTGGCTTCTGTAGGTAAGACCGAAGAGGAATTGAAAGAAGCCGGGGTGAAGTACAAGACTGGATCTTTCATGTTCAAGGCGAGTGGACGTGCGCGTGCCTCGATGGACACGGACGGTCAGGTGAAAATGCTGGCAGATGCGGCAACCGATGAAATTTTGGGCGTTCACATCTGTGGGCCTCGTGCCGCGGACATGATTGCAGAGGCAGTTGTGGCCATGGAGTACCGCGCTAGTGCGGAGGATATTGCGCGCATGAGCCACGCTCACCCAACATATACGGAAGCGATTCGCGAGGCGGCTCTTGAAGCCACAGAAAACCGCGCTTTGCACAAGTAA
- a CDS encoding anthranilate synthase component I family protein: protein MIRRTVHTFPVTDKAAIKNKLLLWTRRFRAVCVLDNNDFRYPGRFEPAFEMAVAVEAVDSLSAFAGVAFEALDQARLARPDWWFGGLGYDLKNEVEYLTSANTDGLEFPDLRFFSPRFLWLLKGWKVELHMLEDETEDPSELWRQVRTTDPRPEGQVVAPKAISWESRLDRETYLERFDRIQKHIRQGDIYEMNFCREYYAEDAEIDPWLAFQAIQKRTQAPFSAFWRWEEEYLLCASPERYLRKEGQRVISQPIKGTAARSSDEPEDLRLKEALRNSRKERGENVMIVDLVRNDLSRVAARDSVHVDELYGIYSFETVHQMISTVRADLAQGKTWSDLLRATFPMGSMTGAPKVRAMQIIEEMEESRRGWYSGGLGYIDPQGQGDFNVVIRSLIYRADRRYLSLQVGGALTILSDGAEEWNETELKARALLEAVRQSNPSHETAE from the coding sequence ATGATCCGCCGAACGGTACATACCTTTCCCGTTACCGATAAGGCCGCGATCAAGAACAAACTACTGCTCTGGACCCGACGGTTCAGGGCAGTTTGTGTTTTAGACAACAACGATTTTCGATATCCCGGGCGCTTTGAACCCGCCTTTGAAATGGCGGTAGCCGTGGAGGCTGTGGACTCCCTTTCGGCTTTTGCCGGGGTCGCGTTCGAGGCATTAGATCAAGCGCGACTAGCCCGACCAGACTGGTGGTTTGGCGGTTTGGGTTACGACCTTAAGAACGAAGTAGAGTACCTCACTTCGGCGAATACGGATGGTCTTGAATTTCCGGACCTGCGCTTTTTCAGTCCGCGCTTTTTGTGGCTATTGAAAGGGTGGAAGGTGGAGCTCCACATGCTGGAGGACGAAACAGAGGACCCCAGCGAACTGTGGCGCCAGGTCCGAACGACTGATCCTCGCCCTGAAGGCCAAGTAGTGGCCCCGAAGGCCATTTCCTGGGAAAGCCGATTGGATCGGGAAACTTATTTGGAGCGCTTTGATCGCATTCAAAAACACATTCGGCAAGGCGACATCTACGAGATGAATTTTTGCCGGGAATACTATGCTGAAGATGCTGAAATTGATCCTTGGCTGGCGTTTCAGGCCATTCAAAAACGAACTCAGGCCCCTTTTTCGGCCTTTTGGCGTTGGGAAGAAGAATATCTCCTTTGTGCTTCCCCTGAGCGCTATCTGCGCAAAGAGGGACAACGCGTGATTTCCCAGCCCATCAAGGGGACTGCGGCCCGCTCGAGCGATGAGCCGGAGGATCTCCGCTTAAAAGAAGCCCTTCGCAACAGCCGAAAAGAGCGGGGCGAGAACGTCATGATCGTTGACTTGGTTCGGAATGACCTCAGCCGGGTAGCAGCAAGGGACAGCGTTCACGTAGACGAGCTCTACGGCATCTACAGTTTTGAAACCGTACATCAAATGATCAGCACGGTTCGGGCCGACCTCGCCCAGGGCAAAACGTGGTCTGATCTGTTGCGCGCCACCTTTCCTATGGGCAGCATGACCGGAGCGCCTAAGGTTCGCGCCATGCAGATCATCGAGGAGATGGAAGAAAGCCGCCGCGGATGGTACTCCGGAGGTTTGGGGTACATCGACCCGCAGGGTCAGGGCGATTTCAACGTCGTCATTCGTTCCCTTATCTATCGCGCGGACCGTCGCTATCTGAGCCTTCAAGTAGGCGGGGCACTGACCATTTTGAGCGACGGTGCGGAGGAATGGAACGAAACAGAACTCAAGGCGCGCGCCCTATTGGAGGCGGTGCGTCAATCAAACCCCAGCCATGAAACCGCTGAATAA
- the tilS gene encoding tRNA lysidine(34) synthetase TilS: MKPLNKVISDWAEANLAPTARCLVAVSGGVDSMTLVHLLHSAGVDLSLAHANFQLRGDESAADEAFVQQYAQEAGIPLHWRRFSPEELEDQSDESVQMWARRKRYDWFAEVMREEGFDHLLTAHHRDDQLETIWWNMIRGTGVSGLRGILAEQEFAGAERGLLRPLLTVGKDEILAYAEESGVAFRTDSSNASLKYRRNVIRHNIVPQALDIQPALSANITDFASRMRDLEHLLADAVGEVRKAAFSEKEHWTEVRMAPIQDRAGSATLWHELLRPYGFTALGDILRAIDEKTVGARFFSPKYRLTMDREHLVIDRRADEEQSTYTWYEGEALNDPIVLRGELKERRLVDIPTSPLRAALDYDKLSFPLTLRRWRAGDAFKPLGMSGTKKLQDYFTDEKWSRTAKENAWLLCSGDDIIWLVGHRLDDRYKIGDATEKVYLVALLENEM, translated from the coding sequence ATGAAACCGCTGAATAAAGTCATAAGCGATTGGGCGGAGGCGAATCTTGCGCCTACGGCGCGATGCCTCGTTGCCGTCAGCGGCGGCGTGGATTCCATGACGCTCGTCCACTTGCTTCATTCAGCCGGTGTCGACCTCTCCTTGGCCCACGCCAACTTCCAGCTGCGGGGCGATGAATCGGCCGCCGACGAGGCCTTTGTTCAGCAATACGCCCAAGAAGCCGGTATTCCCCTTCATTGGCGGCGCTTTAGTCCTGAGGAATTGGAAGATCAAAGCGATGAATCGGTCCAAATGTGGGCACGCCGAAAGCGCTACGATTGGTTTGCGGAGGTCATGCGGGAAGAGGGTTTTGATCATCTGTTGACCGCCCATCATCGGGATGATCAGCTCGAGACCATTTGGTGGAATATGATTCGCGGAACAGGGGTCAGTGGCCTTCGCGGTATACTGGCCGAGCAGGAGTTTGCGGGCGCTGAGCGCGGCCTATTGCGACCGCTCCTGACCGTAGGGAAGGATGAGATTCTCGCTTATGCGGAGGAGTCTGGAGTGGCGTTTCGGACGGATTCGTCGAACGCCAGTCTGAAGTACCGGCGAAACGTGATTCGCCACAACATCGTGCCGCAGGCACTCGATATTCAACCCGCTTTAAGTGCCAATATCACGGACTTTGCCTCTCGAATGCGCGATTTGGAGCATCTGCTTGCCGACGCGGTGGGCGAGGTACGAAAGGCGGCGTTTAGCGAGAAAGAGCACTGGACGGAAGTGCGGATGGCCCCGATTCAAGACCGGGCGGGCTCGGCTACCCTGTGGCATGAGCTCTTACGCCCTTATGGATTTACGGCCCTTGGGGACATCCTTCGGGCGATAGACGAAAAGACGGTGGGTGCGCGTTTCTTTAGTCCGAAGTACCGCTTGACGATGGACCGGGAGCACTTGGTGATTGATCGACGGGCGGATGAGGAGCAAAGTACCTACACCTGGTATGAAGGTGAAGCCCTCAATGACCCAATCGTTTTGCGCGGGGAGTTGAAGGAACGACGCTTGGTGGATATTCCGACGAGCCCGTTACGAGCTGCTTTGGATTATGATAAGCTGAGCTTCCCTCTGACCTTGAGGCGATGGAGGGCGGGTGATGCATTTAAGCCCTTGGGCATGAGCGGAACCAAGAAACTTCAAGACTACTTCACCGATGAAAAATGGAGCCGTACCGCCAAGGAAAATGCCTGGCTTTTGTGCTCTGGAGATGACATTATTTGGCTCGTTGGGCACCGTCTTGACGACCGGTACAAAATTGGAGACGCCACCGAAAAGGTGTACCTTGTGGCGCTTTTGGAAAATGAAATGTAA
- a CDS encoding thioredoxin family protein: protein MRKLIYSLLSLFFFVSTAFAQILEPVKWSYSTNQLSDNEAELIFSATIDPTWHLYSQDIPDGGPIPTEFIFEDAIGWEAIGPVEERGHLEEEYDPNFMMDLKYYSLEVDFVQKVRITSSDPVKVVGELTFMTCDATQCLPPEYIDFEFSLAGFTPEGGSEDSGEEEEVRQTDDEAAGDESVEEESTIEPLENSGGFDLSGGEEEVVEGEEVVEEAAVSVGSGPAEPVASRSLISIFLLSFLGGFAALLTPCVFPMIPLTVSFFTKQSKTRAKGIANAIIYGSSIIVLYTLIGLLITVLFGPDALNAFSTNPYVNIAFFLILVVFAISFFGAFEITLPSSWVNNADRASERGGLIGIFFMAFTLALVSFSCTGPIIGSLLFEAFSGGIQGPLVGMFGFSLALALPFGLFAAFPGWLNTLPKSGGWLNSVKVVLGFIELAFALKFLSTADLVWQAGLLKREWFIVSWIAIFGLLTLYLLGKFRLPHDSPLEKISVSRLFFAIFSLMFTIYLIPGLWGAPLKAISGFTPPMFYSESPEGFGGSATAVVASGTGEMVPEGADPAHCPHGLNCFHDFETGKAYAEKVGKPIMLDFTGWGCVNCRKMEEQVWSDPRVLERLRNEVVLISLYVDERERLPKEEQYTSDITGKKVKTIGNLWSEFQAKHYQTNSQPYYVIIDHEDMDPLIEPTAYDPDIPKFVDWLDRGVAAFK from the coding sequence ATGCGGAAGCTGATCTACTCACTACTCTCCCTGTTTTTCTTTGTCTCGACGGCCTTTGCGCAGATTTTGGAGCCCGTTAAATGGAGCTATTCCACAAATCAACTGAGCGACAACGAAGCAGAACTTATTTTCAGCGCTACGATTGATCCGACGTGGCACTTGTACAGCCAGGATATCCCTGATGGAGGACCCATTCCTACCGAATTTATCTTTGAAGATGCCATTGGCTGGGAGGCCATTGGTCCTGTAGAAGAGCGCGGACATCTGGAAGAGGAGTACGATCCGAATTTCATGATGGACCTCAAGTACTACAGCCTGGAGGTTGATTTTGTGCAGAAGGTGCGCATTACTTCGAGCGATCCCGTAAAGGTGGTTGGAGAGCTCACGTTCATGACCTGTGACGCCACCCAGTGCTTACCCCCAGAATACATTGACTTCGAATTCTCCTTGGCCGGTTTCACCCCAGAAGGAGGTAGCGAAGATTCCGGTGAAGAGGAAGAGGTTCGTCAAACCGACGACGAAGCAGCTGGTGATGAATCCGTTGAAGAGGAGTCAACCATTGAGCCTTTGGAAAACTCCGGTGGATTTGATCTTTCGGGTGGAGAAGAAGAGGTAGTCGAAGGCGAAGAAGTCGTTGAAGAGGCAGCGGTTTCTGTAGGTTCAGGCCCCGCCGAGCCGGTGGCTAGTCGATCCTTGATCAGCATCTTTTTGCTCAGCTTTTTGGGTGGATTTGCGGCTTTATTGACGCCTTGCGTCTTCCCGATGATTCCTTTGACGGTGAGCTTCTTTACGAAGCAGAGCAAGACCCGTGCAAAGGGTATTGCTAATGCTATTATCTACGGTAGTTCCATCATCGTCCTTTACACCTTGATCGGACTTTTGATTACCGTATTGTTCGGGCCTGATGCACTGAACGCTTTCAGTACGAACCCGTACGTCAACATTGCCTTCTTCTTGATTTTGGTGGTCTTTGCCATCAGCTTCTTTGGGGCGTTTGAAATTACCTTGCCCTCGAGCTGGGTCAACAACGCCGATCGCGCCTCTGAACGAGGAGGGTTGATCGGAATCTTCTTTATGGCCTTCACCCTAGCTTTGGTTTCCTTTAGCTGCACAGGACCCATCATCGGTTCCTTGCTCTTTGAAGCCTTCAGCGGGGGAATCCAAGGACCGCTAGTGGGAATGTTTGGATTCTCTTTAGCCTTGGCTTTGCCTTTTGGGCTGTTCGCGGCCTTCCCTGGTTGGTTGAATACCCTTCCAAAGTCTGGAGGGTGGTTGAACTCTGTGAAGGTGGTCCTCGGTTTTATCGAATTGGCTTTTGCCTTGAAGTTCTTAAGTACTGCTGACCTGGTGTGGCAAGCAGGATTGCTCAAGCGCGAGTGGTTCATCGTGAGCTGGATCGCCATCTTCGGACTTTTGACCTTGTACTTGCTGGGCAAGTTCCGCCTGCCGCACGATAGTCCATTGGAAAAGATTTCAGTATCACGACTCTTCTTCGCGATCTTCAGTTTGATGTTCACCATCTACTTAATCCCCGGACTTTGGGGGGCGCCATTGAAGGCCATCAGTGGATTTACTCCGCCGATGTTCTACAGCGAGTCACCCGAAGGGTTTGGGGGAAGCGCTACAGCTGTTGTGGCTTCAGGAACTGGTGAGATGGTTCCAGAAGGTGCAGACCCGGCACACTGTCCGCACGGCTTGAACTGTTTCCACGATTTTGAAACCGGTAAGGCCTATGCAGAAAAGGTGGGCAAACCCATCATGTTGGACTTTACCGGTTGGGGCTGTGTCAACTGCCGAAAAATGGAGGAGCAAGTGTGGAGCGATCCACGGGTGTTGGAACGCCTGCGGAATGAGGTGGTCTTGATATCGCTCTATGTAGACGAGCGCGAGCGCTTACCAAAGGAGGAACAATACACCAGTGACATCACTGGAAAGAAGGTGAAGACCATTGGAAACCTGTGGAGTGAATTCCAAGCAAAGCACTACCAAACCAACAGTCAGCCCTACTATGTGATCATTGATCATGAGGATATGGATCCCTTGATTGAACCCACCGCCTACGACCCGGACATTCCCAAATTTGTGGATTGGTTAGATCGCGGCGTTGCAGCATTCAAATAA
- the lpcA gene encoding D-sedoheptulose 7-phosphate isomerase, protein MIREELLEAQKVLAEFLADDENITRIEQAGALLVNALQQDGKILSCGNGGSMSDAMHFAEELSGRFREDRPAYAALALSDPSYLTCVSNDYGYDQVFSRGVEALGRSGDVLLAISTSGNSANVLRAVGAAKEKGMKVIGLTGKTGGALAKECDVEIRAPHSDFSDRAQEIHIKVIHCLIHYVEQHVER, encoded by the coding sequence ATGATTAGAGAAGAACTTCTTGAGGCCCAAAAAGTCTTGGCGGAGTTTCTCGCCGATGACGAAAACATCACTCGGATTGAACAGGCCGGAGCGCTGCTTGTTAATGCACTGCAGCAGGATGGCAAAATCTTGAGTTGTGGGAACGGAGGCTCGATGAGCGACGCGATGCATTTCGCGGAGGAATTGAGCGGCCGCTTTCGAGAAGATCGGCCCGCATATGCGGCTTTGGCCTTGAGCGATCCGTCGTATTTGACCTGTGTGTCGAATGACTACGGTTACGATCAAGTGTTTTCACGGGGTGTAGAGGCCTTAGGGCGCTCTGGAGATGTGCTACTCGCCATTTCGACTAGTGGGAATAGCGCGAACGTTCTTCGCGCCGTAGGCGCCGCAAAAGAGAAGGGAATGAAGGTCATTGGCCTCACCGGTAAAACGGGTGGTGCTTTGGCGAAGGAGTGCGATGTAGAAATTCGCGCACCGCACAGTGACTTTTCGGACCGCGCTCAAGAGATTCACATCAAAGTCATCCACTGCCTCATTCATTACGTGGAGCAGCATGTGGAACGATGA
- a CDS encoding response regulator, with translation MKPPLYFLVDDDPINNMINERMLKKHFNDQLTIEVFPDGQPALDRLRSGGEMPSLIFLDINMPGLDGWQFLEAYEKDGFDSAVVMLTSSIDPSDQEKSQSFPSVVDFISKPLMPASLTELMEHLNLES, from the coding sequence ATGAAACCGCCACTCTATTTTTTGGTCGATGACGACCCAATCAACAATATGATCAATGAACGGATGCTGAAGAAGCACTTCAACGATCAGCTCACCATTGAAGTATTCCCGGATGGGCAACCTGCGTTAGATCGCCTTCGTTCGGGCGGGGAAATGCCGAGCCTTATTTTCTTGGACATCAATATGCCGGGGCTAGATGGCTGGCAGTTCCTGGAAGCATATGAGAAGGACGGATTCGATTCGGCCGTGGTGATGTTGACCTCTTCCATTGACCCCAGTGATCAGGAAAAGAGTCAGTCGTTCCCAAGTGTAGTGGATTTTATTTCGAAGCCGCTCATGCCCGCATCCTTGACCGAGCTCATGGAGCACCTGAATCTGGAGTCATGA
- a CDS encoding FRG domain-containing protein — protein MKTLSGDLRPTSWSELQDCLFSHTWDDRINRYRSNFIYRGLDQSNFELLTSLQRIGGPYPKLERHLLRNFQKYAHRDAAPGNSIWNWMATAQHHGLPTRLLDWTYSPYVALHFTTNDLTKINEDGVIWCLHYTELNSFLPDKLQQVIRREESNAFTAEMLESVCDRLEMLDELVESEDFILFLEPPSLDERIVNQFALFSLMSSPTVRLDDWLQKHPELFFRIIIPAELKWEVRDKLDQANITERVLFPGLGGLSEWLKRHYSSKK, from the coding sequence ATGAAAACCCTCAGTGGTGATTTGAGACCAACGAGCTGGTCGGAGCTACAGGATTGCCTATTTAGTCATACCTGGGACGACCGAATCAATCGATATCGATCTAATTTCATCTATCGCGGACTGGATCAGTCCAATTTCGAGTTGCTGACCAGCCTTCAGCGCATAGGAGGGCCTTATCCAAAGCTCGAACGACATTTGCTCCGGAACTTCCAGAAATATGCCCACCGCGATGCGGCCCCGGGGAACAGTATTTGGAACTGGATGGCGACAGCCCAACACCACGGGCTACCCACGCGTCTTCTGGATTGGACCTATTCTCCCTACGTAGCACTGCACTTTACAACGAACGACCTTACCAAGATCAACGAGGATGGGGTCATCTGGTGCTTGCACTACACGGAGCTCAATTCCTTTCTTCCCGACAAATTACAGCAGGTCATTCGACGCGAAGAGTCCAATGCCTTCACCGCAGAAATGCTGGAGTCGGTGTGCGATCGCCTAGAGATGTTGGACGAACTCGTCGAGTCGGAGGACTTCATTCTCTTCCTCGAACCGCCCTCTTTGGATGAGCGTATTGTCAACCAGTTTGCCTTATTCTCCCTAATGTCTTCGCCAACGGTACGTTTGGACGACTGGCTTCAGAAGCACCCCGAGCTTTTCTTCCGCATCATTATTCCCGCCGAGCTGAAGTGGGAGGTTCGCGACAAGCTCGACCAGGCCAATATCACCGAGCGCGTTCTTTTCCCTGGACTCGGAGGACTGAGCGAGTGGCTCAAGCGACACTACAGTTCTAAAAAATAA